Proteins encoded in a region of the Streptomyces sp. NBC_00310 genome:
- the narJ gene encoding nitrate reductase molybdenum cofactor assembly chaperone: MKWKSTRPARTESWHPLAWQAQSLLLAYPDERFSQSLALAGRVAGVLPDSVARPLLRFTAHAERSAPADLAAAYVATFDHRKRCCPYLTYYAYGDTRKRGVGLLRLKQTYAAAGWRLGDDELPDHLAVVLEFAATDPATGVRLLTEHRAGLELLRLALNDDDSPWSHVLDSVSATLPALAGDDRDAVLRLAAQGPPEEQVGLDPYASPVFLPDPVVGGPR; encoded by the coding sequence ATGAAGTGGAAGAGCACGCGCCCCGCCCGGACCGAGTCCTGGCATCCCCTCGCCTGGCAGGCACAGTCCTTGCTGCTCGCCTACCCCGACGAGCGGTTCTCGCAGAGCCTGGCCCTGGCCGGCCGGGTCGCCGGCGTCCTTCCCGACTCCGTCGCCCGCCCCCTGCTCCGTTTCACCGCCCATGCCGAGCGGAGCGCCCCGGCCGACCTGGCCGCCGCCTACGTGGCCACCTTCGACCACCGCAAACGCTGCTGCCCGTACCTGACCTACTACGCGTACGGCGACACCAGGAAGCGCGGCGTCGGCCTGCTGCGGTTGAAGCAGACCTACGCGGCGGCCGGCTGGCGCCTGGGCGACGACGAACTGCCCGACCACCTCGCCGTCGTCCTCGAATTCGCCGCCACCGACCCGGCCACCGGAGTACGCCTGCTCACCGAACACCGCGCCGGCCTGGAACTGCTGCGCCTGGCCCTGAACGACGACGACTCGCCCTGGTCCCACGTCCTGGACTCCGTCTCCGCCACCCTGCCCGCCCTCGCCGGCGACGACCGCGACGCCGTCCTGCGCCTCGCCGCCCAGGGGCCACCCGAGGAGCAGGTCGGCCTCGACCCGTACGCGTCCCCGGTGTTCCTGCCCGATCCCGTCGTAGGAGGTCCCCGATGA
- the narI gene encoding respiratory nitrate reductase subunit gamma produces MTAPAQPLTLAAEAGTGGILLWVVLPYVVLAVFVLGHVWRYRYDKFGWTTRSSQLYERRLLRIGSPLFHFGILVVLLGHIGGLVIPESWTEAVGISEDTYHVSAVVLGTIAGVATVGGLAILVYRRRTVGPVFSATTRNDKAMYVSLTVTIALGLAATVAANIVGGGYNYRETISPWFRSIFFFQPDPALMSEAPLLFRLHALSALLLFAFWPFTRLVHMLTAPLGYLTRPYIVYRSRDTRLGARAPRRGWERTGS; encoded by the coding sequence ATGACCGCGCCCGCGCAGCCCCTCACCCTGGCGGCGGAGGCAGGCACCGGTGGCATCCTGCTGTGGGTCGTGCTGCCGTACGTCGTCCTCGCGGTGTTCGTCCTCGGCCACGTCTGGCGCTACCGCTACGACAAGTTCGGCTGGACCACCCGCTCCTCCCAGCTGTACGAGAGGCGGCTGCTGCGCATCGGCAGCCCGCTGTTCCACTTCGGGATCCTGGTCGTGCTCCTCGGCCACATCGGCGGCCTGGTCATCCCGGAGAGCTGGACCGAAGCGGTCGGTATCAGCGAGGACACCTACCACGTCTCGGCCGTCGTCCTCGGGACGATCGCGGGCGTCGCCACCGTGGGCGGACTGGCCATCCTGGTCTACCGGCGCCGTACCGTCGGGCCCGTGTTCTCGGCCACCACCCGCAACGACAAGGCCATGTACGTCTCCCTGACGGTGACCATCGCCCTGGGCCTGGCCGCCACGGTGGCCGCGAACATCGTGGGCGGCGGCTACAACTACCGGGAGACGATCTCCCCCTGGTTCCGCTCCATCTTCTTCTTCCAGCCGGACCCCGCCCTGATGAGCGAGGCGCCGTTGCTGTTCCGGCTCCACGCGCTCAGCGCCCTGCTGCTGTTCGCGTTCTGGCCCTTCACCCGGCTGGTCCACATGCTCACCGCGCCGCTGGGCTATCTGACCCGCCCGTACATCGTCTACCGCAGCCGCGACACCCGGCTCGGCGCTCGTGCCCCGCGTCGCGGCTGGGAACGCACGGGGTCCTGA
- a CDS encoding sensor histidine kinase: protein MSESPAQGRKGRPMAPQLRLDELLEGLQAQVEQVRAARDRVHTLLDAVLAIGTDLDLDVVLRRITESAVTLVDARYGALGVVGEEGKIRQFITVGMDEDTIRTIGHYPDGQGILGLLIKEPEPLRLADLGRHPDSVGFPEGHPPMTTFLGAPVRVRDQVFGNLYLTDKRGGAEFDDDDEAVLRTLAAAAGVAIDNARLYEDTRRRERWLSASSELTRSLLSGTDPDRVLYKVAATVRELSGADLVTLAVPFDGGDELVIEAADGEGAEQVQGLVLAATTLAAKVYHSNERITSGALSDEPQAGGGSAAQIDLGPGFLLPLGGREDVRGVLQVANRVGGADFSDATMSMISGFADQAALALEIAEHRREAEHLVVLSDRDRIARDLHDLAIQRLFASGLTLNSVLGRVSDRPQVAERVQRVVDDLDDTIKTVRGTIYALHERDRTDSRGGLRAKLLAETDQAAAVLGFAPALRMTGLLDTDVPAGHAEHLLAVLRETLSNAARHAHATAVEVTAETDGSRLRLRVADNGTGIDPAVTRRSGLDNLRRRATDLGGSFTLTPNQPTGALVDWTVPLPAQAQA from the coding sequence ATGTCGGAGAGTCCAGCACAGGGGCGCAAAGGCCGCCCGATGGCGCCCCAGTTGCGGCTGGATGAGCTGCTGGAGGGCCTGCAGGCACAGGTGGAGCAGGTCCGCGCGGCCCGGGACCGGGTGCACACGCTGCTGGACGCGGTCCTCGCCATCGGCACCGATCTGGATCTCGACGTCGTGCTGCGGCGGATCACCGAGTCCGCGGTCACCCTGGTGGACGCCCGGTACGGGGCCCTGGGCGTGGTGGGCGAGGAAGGGAAGATCCGGCAGTTCATCACGGTCGGCATGGACGAGGACACCATCCGCACCATCGGTCACTATCCCGATGGCCAGGGCATTCTGGGGCTGCTGATCAAGGAGCCGGAGCCGCTGCGGCTGGCCGACCTGGGCCGGCATCCCGACTCGGTGGGCTTCCCCGAGGGCCATCCGCCGATGACGACGTTCCTGGGCGCGCCGGTGCGGGTGCGCGACCAGGTCTTCGGAAATCTGTACCTGACCGACAAGCGCGGCGGGGCGGAGTTCGACGACGATGACGAGGCGGTACTGCGCACCCTCGCGGCCGCGGCGGGCGTCGCGATCGACAACGCCCGGCTGTACGAGGACACACGCCGCAGGGAGCGGTGGCTCTCGGCGAGCAGCGAACTGACCCGCAGCCTGTTGTCCGGTACCGACCCGGACCGGGTGCTGTACAAGGTCGCCGCGACGGTCAGGGAGCTGTCCGGCGCCGATCTGGTGACGCTGGCGGTGCCGTTCGACGGCGGCGACGAGCTGGTGATCGAGGCGGCCGACGGCGAGGGCGCCGAGCAGGTGCAGGGGCTGGTGCTGGCTGCCACCACACTGGCCGCGAAGGTCTACCACTCCAACGAGCGGATCACCAGCGGTGCGCTGTCCGACGAGCCGCAGGCGGGAGGCGGCTCCGCGGCGCAGATCGACCTGGGGCCGGGGTTCCTGCTCCCGCTGGGAGGTCGCGAGGACGTCCGCGGGGTCCTGCAGGTCGCCAACCGGGTCGGCGGGGCCGATTTCTCGGACGCCACCATGAGCATGATCAGCGGTTTCGCGGACCAGGCCGCACTCGCGCTGGAGATCGCCGAGCACCGGCGCGAGGCCGAACACCTGGTGGTGCTGAGCGACCGCGACCGCATCGCCCGCGACCTGCACGACCTGGCCATCCAGCGGCTGTTCGCCTCCGGACTGACCCTCAACTCGGTACTCGGCCGCGTCTCCGACCGGCCCCAGGTGGCCGAGCGTGTGCAGCGTGTCGTCGACGACCTCGACGACACCATCAAGACGGTACGGGGCACGATCTACGCGCTGCACGAGCGCGACCGCACCGACAGCCGAGGCGGGCTGCGCGCGAAGCTTCTGGCCGAGACCGACCAGGCCGCCGCCGTGCTGGGCTTCGCTCCCGCCCTGCGCATGACCGGACTGCTCGACACCGACGTACCCGCCGGCCATGCCGAGCACCTCCTCGCCGTGCTGCGGGAGACACTCTCCAACGCGGCCCGGCACGCGCACGCCACCGCTGTCGAGGTCACCGCCGAGACGGACGGCAGCCGGCTGCGGCTGCGCGTCGCCGACAACGGAACCGGCATCGACCCGGCCGTCACCCGGCGCAGCGGCCTGGACAACCTCCGCCGGCGCGCCACCGACCTCGGCGGCAGCTTCACCCTCACCCCGAACCAGCCCACCGGCGCCCTCGTGGATTGGACGGTGCCGCTGCCCGCACAGGCACAGGCCTGA
- a CDS encoding DUF5134 domain-containing protein: MTGHLLGWTLVVLGAGVAVGNLVRMALVSGWARYEAGAEAVMGAGMAVMAAPATAVLYGMYGMWWAAVFALLCLGGVALSVRHAIRGGGVRQLRHGAHLVIGSAAMVLMTLAMPGAASGPVLALAGSSGHGHGQGAMEGMEGAGAMSAHGVTEAAASSGSAFLWRAAFWALAAYFLLFMALAVRARLRDSGGSSPTAMAVRRARHRRVSRGTAVISVPNARLAGHVGMGGSMATMLLMMTT, encoded by the coding sequence GTGACAGGACACCTTCTTGGCTGGACGCTGGTGGTGCTGGGAGCGGGCGTGGCCGTCGGGAACCTCGTCCGGATGGCGCTGGTCAGCGGGTGGGCCCGGTACGAGGCTGGGGCCGAGGCCGTCATGGGCGCGGGAATGGCCGTGATGGCGGCGCCCGCGACGGCGGTCCTCTACGGCATGTACGGCATGTGGTGGGCGGCGGTGTTCGCACTGCTCTGTCTCGGGGGCGTGGCCCTGTCCGTACGACATGCCATCCGGGGCGGAGGTGTACGGCAGCTGCGGCACGGCGCCCACCTCGTGATCGGCAGTGCCGCCATGGTGCTGATGACCCTGGCCATGCCCGGCGCCGCATCGGGGCCCGTGCTCGCCTTGGCCGGCTCCTCAGGGCACGGGCACGGGCAGGGAGCCATGGAGGGGATGGAGGGGGCGGGGGCCATGAGTGCCCATGGGGTGACCGAAGCCGCCGCCTCCTCGGGCTCGGCGTTCCTGTGGCGCGCGGCCTTCTGGGCGCTGGCCGCCTACTTCCTGCTCTTCATGGCTCTGGCCGTGCGTGCCCGCCTGCGCGACTCGGGCGGATCATCACCGACCGCGATGGCCGTTCGCAGGGCACGCCACCGCCGGGTGTCCCGTGGAACAGCAGTGATCTCCGTGCCGAACGCTCGTCTGGCCGGGCACGTCGGCATGGGCGGGTCGATGGCGACGATGCTTCTGATGATGACCACGTGA
- a CDS encoding M56 family metallopeptidase — MNAAPLLVGYTATVGFVAPRLLLRAGWPHRAPALAVAVWHALTVSFALGVALSAYNLVMPTEHAHEGLLGLLHSCGLDIGSGGADPEAAGRLAASLPVALGTALAASFAFHLARARRARTRHREAVDLVGRRSPGLGATVLPYDVPAAYCLPGRRPRIVVSDAAVRELTPEQLAAVLEHERAHIAGRHHLALAAAEAFHSVFRRLPLARHAREQTALLLEMVADDRALRTHSGGALATAMYEMAAARTPKSAFAAAGQTVLIRLRRVLGPREAPHPAFRASMAAAAAAVPLLPLLVACPLGIG; from the coding sequence GTGAACGCGGCACCTCTCCTGGTCGGTTACACGGCGACGGTGGGTTTCGTCGCCCCTCGCCTGCTGCTGCGAGCCGGCTGGCCGCACCGGGCCCCCGCCCTGGCGGTGGCGGTCTGGCACGCCCTGACGGTCTCTTTCGCGCTCGGGGTCGCGCTGAGCGCGTACAACCTGGTCATGCCCACCGAGCACGCACACGAGGGACTGCTGGGACTGCTGCATTCCTGCGGACTCGACATCGGCTCGGGCGGTGCCGACCCCGAAGCCGCGGGCCGACTCGCCGCCTCCCTGCCTGTGGCACTCGGGACCGCCCTTGCGGCGAGCTTCGCCTTCCACCTCGCGCGAGCCCGCAGAGCGCGGACACGGCATCGGGAGGCTGTGGATCTGGTGGGCCGCCGCTCGCCCGGCCTGGGTGCCACCGTCCTGCCGTACGACGTCCCCGCCGCCTACTGCCTGCCCGGCCGCCGCCCCAGGATCGTGGTCAGTGACGCGGCCGTACGAGAACTGACACCGGAACAGCTCGCGGCCGTCCTGGAGCACGAGCGTGCCCACATCGCGGGCCGCCATCACCTGGCGCTCGCCGCCGCGGAGGCGTTCCACTCGGTCTTCCGGCGGCTCCCCCTGGCCCGCCACGCCCGCGAGCAGACGGCACTCCTGCTGGAGATGGTCGCCGACGACCGCGCTCTGCGCACCCACTCCGGCGGAGCGCTGGCGACCGCGATGTACGAGATGGCGGCGGCCCGGACCCCGAAAAGTGCCTTCGCAGCGGCCGGCCAGACCGTTCTGATCCGGCTGCGGCGGGTCCTCGGGCCGCGCGAGGCCCCGCACCCTGCCTTCCGGGCCTCCATGGCCGCTGCGGCTGCGGCCGTCCCACTGTTGCCGCTGCTCGTCGCCTGCCCGCTCGGCATCGGCTGA
- a CDS encoding BlaI/MecI/CopY family transcriptional regulator → MRRLGDLEAEIMDRLWTWNRPATVREVVDDINETRPVAYTTVMTVTNILYTKGWLLRGKQGRAWLYAPVRSREAYAAALMEDGLGESRDRPAALVHFVENMNEAEQAALREALRAVDHRAKT, encoded by the coding sequence ATGCGACGGCTGGGTGACCTGGAAGCGGAGATCATGGACCGCCTCTGGACGTGGAACCGTCCCGCGACGGTGCGCGAGGTCGTCGACGACATCAACGAGACCCGGCCCGTGGCCTACACCACGGTGATGACCGTCACCAACATCCTTTACACCAAGGGCTGGTTACTGCGGGGCAAGCAGGGCCGCGCCTGGCTGTACGCCCCCGTGCGCAGCCGTGAGGCGTACGCCGCCGCGCTCATGGAGGACGGTCTGGGTGAGAGCAGAGACCGCCCGGCGGCGCTGGTCCACTTCGTCGAGAACATGAACGAGGCGGAGCAGGCCGCGCTCCGCGAGGCCCTGCGAGCCGTGGATCACCGGGCGAAGACGTGA
- a CDS encoding multicopper oxidase family protein yields MNSINRRSVLLAGLGAAGAGALAACTDSAGPAPALVSPSGSAVAAAEKKRAGTGRQHRTTLTAAPAVLDLGAGIRARTWAFDGRAPGKEVRLSAGDTLAAELTNQLPGRTATSIHWHGIALRNDMDGVPPATQTAVRPGSSFTYRFIADTPGTYFFHPHVGVQLDRGLYAPLIVEDPREPLAYDDEWVVVLDDWVDGVTGTPDEVFAELGQGMGGMDMGGDSGSGMEGHDMHGTGTTSDGASPSASASSGGMSSRFMLMGAESDLLGGDAGDVKYPHHLVNGRVPAAPDVYTGKPGRRVRLRIINAGADTAYRVALGGHRMTITHTDGFPVRHQRADALLIGMGERYDVLVTLGDGVFPLVALAEGKNANGLALVRTGSGSAPSATVRPKELSGTVMTASRLRAADDVRLKSARTDVTHQVRLTGGMMHYNWAINGTPFDMADPNAHALLVEEGLRVRLDFVNETTMWHPMHLHGHTYQLGAGGPRKDTAIVLPKKRLSVFFDADNPGQWMLHCHNAYHGEAGMMTHVAYRA; encoded by the coding sequence GTGAACAGCATCAACCGCCGCTCCGTCCTGCTCGCCGGACTCGGCGCCGCCGGCGCGGGCGCGCTCGCCGCCTGCACCGACTCCGCCGGCCCTGCTCCCGCCCTGGTCAGCCCTTCCGGTTCGGCTGTCGCCGCCGCCGAGAAGAAGCGGGCCGGCACCGGCAGGCAGCACCGGACCACGCTCACCGCCGCACCTGCCGTGCTCGACCTGGGCGCCGGTATCAGGGCCAGGACCTGGGCCTTTGACGGCCGTGCGCCCGGCAAGGAGGTCCGGCTCTCCGCCGGCGATACGCTGGCCGCCGAACTCACGAACCAGCTGCCGGGCAGGACCGCCACCTCGATCCACTGGCACGGCATCGCCCTGCGCAACGACATGGACGGCGTGCCCCCGGCCACCCAGACCGCCGTGCGCCCCGGAAGCAGCTTCACCTACCGGTTCATCGCCGACACCCCCGGCACGTACTTCTTCCACCCGCACGTCGGCGTCCAGCTCGACCGCGGCCTGTACGCCCCGCTGATCGTCGAGGACCCGCGCGAGCCGCTGGCGTACGACGACGAGTGGGTCGTCGTCCTCGACGACTGGGTCGACGGCGTCACCGGCACCCCCGACGAGGTCTTCGCCGAGCTCGGGCAGGGCATGGGCGGCATGGACATGGGCGGCGACTCCGGCTCCGGCATGGAGGGCCACGACATGCACGGCACGGGGACCACGAGCGACGGCGCGTCCCCGTCCGCCTCCGCCTCGTCGGGCGGGATGTCGTCGAGGTTCATGCTCATGGGCGCCGAGAGCGACCTGCTCGGCGGTGACGCCGGCGACGTGAAGTACCCCCACCACCTGGTCAACGGCCGTGTTCCGGCCGCTCCGGACGTCTACACCGGCAAGCCCGGCCGCAGGGTGCGTCTGCGGATCATCAACGCGGGGGCCGACACCGCCTACCGCGTCGCCCTCGGCGGCCACAGGATGACGATCACCCACACCGACGGCTTCCCCGTCCGGCACCAGCGGGCGGACGCGCTTCTGATCGGCATGGGCGAGCGCTACGACGTACTGGTCACCCTCGGCGACGGCGTCTTCCCCCTGGTCGCCCTGGCCGAGGGGAAGAACGCGAACGGCCTGGCCCTCGTGCGCACCGGCTCGGGCAGCGCTCCCTCGGCCACCGTTCGGCCGAAGGAGCTCAGCGGCACGGTCATGACCGCCTCCCGACTGCGCGCGGCCGACGACGTGCGGCTGAAGTCCGCCAGGACCGATGTCACGCACCAGGTCAGGCTCACCGGCGGCATGATGCACTACAACTGGGCCATCAACGGCACACCGTTCGACATGGCCGACCCGAACGCCCACGCGCTCCTGGTCGAGGAGGGCCTGCGGGTCCGGCTCGACTTCGTCAACGAGACCACCATGTGGCACCCGATGCACCTGCACGGCCACACCTACCAGCTCGGCGCCGGCGGGCCTCGGAAGGACACCGCGATCGTGCTGCCCAAGAAGAGGCTGTCCGTGTTCTTCGACGCCGACAACCCCGGCCAGTGGATGCTGCACTGCCACAACGCCTACCACGGCGAGGCCGGGATGATGACGCACGTCGCCTACCGGGCATGA
- a CDS encoding SHOCT domain-containing protein → MFWYGHDVSGWGWFAMSAGMVVFWALIITVGVLLFRAVNRPDEHTRTPAAPQTPEQVLAERFARGEIDDEEYRRRLNVLRTGPLTKP, encoded by the coding sequence ATGTTCTGGTACGGCCACGACGTCAGTGGATGGGGCTGGTTCGCGATGTCCGCCGGCATGGTCGTGTTCTGGGCGCTGATCATCACGGTGGGCGTGCTGCTCTTCCGCGCTGTGAACCGGCCTGACGAGCACACCCGTACTCCCGCCGCGCCGCAGACACCCGAGCAGGTTCTCGCAGAGCGGTTCGCCCGCGGGGAGATCGACGACGAGGAGTACCGGCGCCGCCTGAACGTCCTGCGCACCGGCCCTCTCACCAAACCGTGA
- a CDS encoding M55 family metallopeptidase: MKILISADMEGATGVTWPADVLPGTPQWERCRSMFTSDVNAAVLGFFDGGADEVLINEAHWTMRNLLLEELDERAQMLTGRHKALSMVEGVQHGDVDGIAFVGYHAGAGMEGVLAHTYLANSVTGVWVNDERASEGLLNAHVVAEYGVPVVLVTGDDVACEDALGYAPEALKVAVKDHVSRYAAVCRTPARTAADIRAAAKEAAALAVRHAPVRGGPFTVALEFDAEHLAMAATVVPGVVRTGERKVAYTSPTMYEGIRTFKAVTTIVSAAVEETYG, encoded by the coding sequence ATGAAAATCCTCATCAGCGCCGACATGGAGGGCGCCACCGGTGTCACCTGGCCGGCCGACGTGCTCCCGGGGACACCGCAGTGGGAGCGGTGCCGTTCGATGTTCACCTCGGACGTGAACGCCGCCGTGCTCGGCTTCTTCGACGGCGGCGCCGACGAGGTGCTGATCAACGAGGCGCACTGGACGATGCGCAATCTGCTGCTGGAGGAGCTGGACGAGCGCGCGCAGATGCTGACCGGGCGGCACAAGGCGCTGTCCATGGTGGAGGGCGTGCAGCACGGCGACGTGGACGGCATCGCGTTCGTCGGCTACCACGCGGGCGCGGGGATGGAGGGCGTCCTTGCCCACACCTACCTCGCGAACTCCGTCACCGGGGTGTGGGTGAACGACGAGCGGGCCAGTGAAGGGCTGCTCAACGCGCATGTCGTCGCCGAGTACGGGGTACCGGTGGTGCTGGTGACAGGCGACGACGTGGCGTGCGAGGACGCCCTGGGCTATGCGCCCGAGGCGCTCAAAGTGGCGGTCAAGGACCATGTGTCGCGGTACGCGGCGGTGTGCCGCACCCCCGCGAGAACGGCCGCCGACATCCGTGCGGCGGCGAAGGAGGCCGCGGCGCTCGCGGTGCGTCACGCACCGGTTCGGGGCGGACCGTTCACCGTGGCGCTGGAGTTCGACGCCGAGCACCTGGCGATGGCCGCGACCGTCGTGCCGGGTGTGGTCCGTACCGGTGAGCGCAAGGTCGCGTACACCAGCCCGACCATGTACGAGGGAATCCGCACGTTCAAGGCGGTCACCACGATCGTCTCGGCCGCGGTGGAGGAGACATATGGCTGA
- a CDS encoding M20/M25/M40 family metallo-hydrolase, with the protein MAESAMPGTTADPVERRALDEVVRFTSELIRIDTTNRGGGDCRERPAAEYAAALLAEAGLEPTLLERTEGRTNVVARIEGTDPSADALLVHGHLDVVPAQAADWSVHPFSGEIRDGVVWGRGAVDMKNMDAMILAVARHWARAGVRPRRDVVIAFTADEEASAEDGSGFLADEHPGLFEGCTEGISESGAFTFHDGAGRQIYPIAAGERGTGWLKLTAHGRAGHGSKVNRANAITRLAAAIARIGAHDWPLRLTPTVRAALTELAALYGVEADLDDQGGVDRLLDKLGPAAALVEATVRNSANPTMLEAGYKINVIPGEAVAHVDGRYLPGGEDEFRETLDRLTGPDVEWEYEHREVALQAPVDSTTYARMRSAVEEFAPEGHVVPYCMPGGTDAKQFSRLGITGYGFSPLKLPEGFDYAALFHGVDERVPVEALHFGVRVLDRFLRTA; encoded by the coding sequence ATGGCTGAGTCGGCGATGCCCGGGACGACCGCGGACCCCGTGGAGCGGCGGGCCCTGGACGAGGTCGTCCGTTTCACCTCCGAGCTCATCCGCATCGACACCACCAACCGCGGCGGCGGGGACTGCCGGGAGCGGCCCGCCGCCGAGTACGCCGCCGCGCTGCTGGCCGAGGCGGGCCTGGAGCCCACCCTGCTGGAGCGCACCGAGGGCCGTACGAACGTCGTGGCGCGGATCGAGGGCACCGACCCGTCGGCGGACGCGCTGCTCGTCCACGGTCATCTGGACGTGGTCCCCGCGCAGGCGGCTGACTGGAGCGTGCACCCGTTCTCCGGGGAGATCCGCGACGGCGTGGTCTGGGGCCGGGGCGCGGTCGACATGAAGAACATGGACGCGATGATCCTCGCGGTCGCCCGGCACTGGGCGCGCGCGGGCGTCCGCCCCCGCAGGGACGTCGTGATCGCGTTCACCGCCGATGAGGAGGCGAGCGCCGAGGACGGCTCCGGCTTCCTCGCCGACGAACACCCCGGTCTCTTCGAGGGCTGTACCGAGGGCATCAGCGAGTCGGGCGCGTTCACCTTCCACGACGGCGCGGGCCGGCAGATCTACCCGATCGCGGCCGGGGAGCGCGGCACCGGCTGGCTGAAGCTCACCGCGCACGGCCGCGCCGGCCACGGTTCCAAGGTGAACCGGGCCAACGCGATCACGCGACTGGCGGCGGCGATCGCCCGGATCGGCGCACACGACTGGCCGCTGCGGCTCACCCCGACCGTCCGCGCGGCCCTCACCGAACTCGCCGCGCTGTACGGCGTCGAGGCCGACCTCGACGACCAGGGCGGCGTGGACCGGCTGCTCGACAAGCTCGGTCCGGCCGCCGCCCTGGTCGAGGCGACCGTGCGCAACAGCGCCAACCCGACCATGCTGGAAGCCGGTTACAAGATCAATGTGATCCCGGGGGAGGCCGTCGCCCACGTGGACGGACGGTATCTGCCCGGCGGCGAGGACGAGTTCCGCGAGACCCTCGACCGGCTCACCGGACCGGATGTGGAGTGGGAGTACGAGCACCGGGAGGTGGCCCTCCAGGCGCCGGTGGACTCGACGACGTACGCGCGGATGCGGTCCGCCGTCGAGGAGTTCGCGCCCGAGGGGCACGTGGTGCCGTACTGCATGCCCGGCGGCACGGACGCCAAGCAGTTCTCGCGCCTCGGCATCACCGGCTACGGCTTCTCGCCGCTG